Part of the Nicotiana sylvestris chromosome 5, ASM39365v2, whole genome shotgun sequence genome is shown below.
TAAGCACTTGTAGGTTATTATTATTTTCCTAATACTTTTTAACTTAAAACTAACTATCATTGTTCATTTTGCAGGGGCTTGAGAATTCTATAACAGATCTACTTCCAAATTCTGAGCATAGGATGTGTGCAAGGCACATCCTAGCTAACTGGTCTAAGAAATGGAGGGGCATAGAGAGAAGGAACTGCTTCTGGAGGTGTGCAAAGTTTACTTATAAGTGGGAGTTGAAGAAAAATCTAGATGAAATGAAGAAATTGGGTAATAATATAGTTGATGAACTATTGTACTACAACATTGAAAGATTGAGCAAGGTATATTTCAACACATTCTGCAAGTGTGACAGTGTTGACAATACTATGGCAGAATGTTTCAATGCTTGGATATAGGCAGCAAGACAGAAGACTATAGTTACAATGCTTGAAGAAATAAGGGTGAAGATGATGAACAAAACAGGTCAACTCAGGCAGTTTGGAAACACTTGGATTACTAATTTTTCACCCATGAAAATCTTGGAAGAGAACACAAAAAGGTCAATGAAACGTAACATTTTCTGGAATGGTGAGTTTGGATTTGAAGTGAAGCAAGGATCACGTGCAAGTGAAATGAAGCATCTGGTGGACATCAACAGGCAAACATGCACCTGCAGAGCTTCGATGTTAAAAGGCATACCATGTGCTCATGCAGTTGCTGCCCTGCATTATAAAAATCTGGAGTCTTTGAACTATATTTCTCACTGGTACAGTAATGCCACTTACATGAAAACATACAATTACTTTCTTCAGCCTGTATTGGGTATGAATATATAGCCAGAGTCATAAAACCCAATTGTTATACCACCTCATGTTAAGAAGATGCCATGCAGGCCAAAGAAGGTTAGAAGAAAAGAGCCGTAAAAAGAAGACAGAAAAATTGTCCAAAAGTGGAGTGGAAATGACATGTAGCAATTGTCATAACAACAGGGGGTGTCATAAAGCTGCTGGAAGTAATAGTGCAGCTACTTCAGCAAGTTATGTGCCTGCAAGTGTTGGTAGTTCAAAGCCACCAAAGCAAAGTACTGGAAGAAGAAGGGGTAAGTCAAAAGGTTCTAAATAAAAGGTGAAGTTCTTCCCTTTAAtgtcttctttctcttttttaaataattaatagATTCTTGCTTTTAATTGGTTGATGTAAGATGTTGGCACTAGCAGTGATGTAAGAACACAATACAACAGGCCAAGTATAGTTGGGATGAGAGTTTTACACACTCAAAGTggcttcaaaattcaaaatataaattCTAACACAACCTCTCATATTTACATGAATTCATTGTCTGATTTTCTGTTGGACTTTGGCAGCCTAGAATGCCCTCTACAAACTTTAagaatgtgaggtcttcagcagaagTAACTGGAGATCTAGGCCATCAACCAACACGAGCTGTTAAATGGAAAGGCAAAGAAGTTATGACATCAAGGCAACTTCAACAATTGAGAGGCAAGAAACTCATTCAAACAAGGTTTAGGGCTGCTAAGTTGAGCCAAGAAAGCACCACTACAAAACCACGCAATTGATCAAGATACTGTTTTGTGGATGACTGTATTGCAATAAATTGTATTATGGTAAAATTTTAGGTAGCTATAGACTGCAATTCTGTATTATGATAAGGATTTTTAGGCAGCTATAGACTGCATTTCGCATTTGTTATCTTGTAGTGTCTGATTTGCTGCTGCTACAATGAGAACAAATAGATGTTTTGTTATCTCATTTTGTGACTGTTTATTAGGCCTGCTTCTTTTAGGTCAACGAGACCAAATATGTATTTTAATACAGTTTATGCAGCTGTCATATTAAGTCTTTTGTGTGTATATTATTGATATTAAACACCAAAAATAGATGTATGAAGATATACGCTTGATTGATTGCCAAGTTCTGGGCATACAAAGAAACAAGCTAAACACACCTACAACACTTCAAAATGTAAAAACAACACTTCATTAGAAATAACACTTGATTACATTCCATTGAAAGGTTC
Proteins encoded:
- the LOC104221750 gene encoding uncharacterized protein; translation: MGDQKLEYGRILDNRDGLLRTNPRSTCVVKLNDETFEGGKKMFVGFYICFDAMKKSYLAGCRSCIGLDGCFLKGMLSLAWVVVEIENMHTWRWFVNLLKDDLQLGDGINLTIITYMQKGLENSITDLLPNSEHRMCARHILANWSKKWRGIERRNCFWRCAKFTYKWELKKNLDEMKKLGNNIVDELLYYNIERLSKAARQKTIVTMLEEIRVKMMNKTGQLRQFGNTWITNFSPMKILEENTKRSMKRNIFWNGEFGFEVKQGSRASEMKHLVDINRQTCTCRASMLKGIPCAHAVAALHYKNLESLNYISHWYSNATYMKTYNYFLQPVLGQRRLEEKSRKKKTEKLSKSGVEMTCSNCHNNRGCHKAAGSNSAATSASYVPASVGSSKPPKQSTGRRRDVGTSSDPRMPSTNFKNVRSSAEVTGDLGHQPTRAVKWKGKEVMTSRQLQQLRGKKLIQTRFRAAKLSQESTTTKPRN